The Helianthus annuus cultivar XRQ/B chromosome 16, HanXRQr2.0-SUNRISE, whole genome shotgun sequence genome includes a window with the following:
- the LOC110919437 gene encoding uncharacterized protein LOC110919437, giving the protein MTSIGGRVCSELNDSRGPYAFRLNGHNHHRIGSLLLTHDDGRPRFAQLYIYDTAHEIDNRFYALRNCVPSSSDESIFRSLVVDLLAMLDENNVLVQAFRMARERFDDLSRQPVRLRLLGTRNTQVRQYNLPTASEVAALIPSDGNPTDSRDILIQERDTNTTKRISELHPSYMSLQYPLLFPYGEDRYHPNNENKKKRIKELMKITRDTEARMLHLSGRLFQTYVVDAYSAVLESELDWVILPASFTGGPRYMLQQYQDAMAICRWAGTPDLFITMTCNPRWPEVDHHISATTPGQTASDRPDILARTKAVIYTIEFQKRGLPHCHALLFLEPADKIGTTEDIDRYISAELPSELQDPAAFAVISKQMMHGPCGELNPSSPCMHNQKCTKGYPKNYCDETFIRNYGWPCYKRPNNSRTVRVGSQDIRLDNRYVVPYNRDLLVKYGCHINVEWCNQGMLVKYLFTYLNKGPDRATAVLEGPNSRRSFASLLRNQNEIEEFINCRYISAIEACWKLFSFDMNYRSVAVERLPFPEEGCNRVYFCDDADVADVAQRSTSALSKFTAWMEANRNNPEGRNLTYVEYPTKYT; this is encoded by the exons ATGACGTCAATTGGTGGGAGAGTATGTTCGGAATTAAATGATAGTCGTGGTCCGTATGCCTTTCGCTTGAATGGACACAACCATCATAGAATTGGCTCTCTGCTTCTAACTCATGATGATGGTCGGCCTAGATTTGCGCAATTATATATTTATGACACGGCCCATGAAATTGATAATCGCTTTTATGCTTTAAGAAACTGTGTTCCATCATCTTCTGATGAATCCATTTTTCGTTCGTTGGTGGTTGACTTGCTGGCCATGCTTGATGAAAATAATGTATTAGTACAGGCGTTTAGGATGGCTAGGGAGAGGTTTGATGATTTGTCTAGGCAACCAGTTAGGCTTCGTTTGCTTGGCACACGAAATACACAGGTTCGTCAATATAATTTACCTACAGCTTCTGAAGTGGCTGCATTAATTCCAAGTGATGGTAATCCGACTGACTCGCGTGACATCCTTATTCAAGAGCGAGATACTAATACTACAAAACGCATTTCGGAGCTGCACCCAAGTTACATGTCTTTGCAATATCCGTTGCTCTTTCCTTATGGGGAGGATAGGTACCATCCAAACAATGAAAATAAAAAGAAGAGGATTAAAGAATTGATGAAGATTACCAG GGATACTGAAGCTAGAATGTTGCACTTATCTGGCCGTTTGTTTCAGACGTATGTCGTTGATGCTTATAGTGCTGTTCTGGAGAGTGAATTAGATTG GGTTATTCTACCAGCGTCATTTACCGGGGGGCCAAGGTATATGCTACAACAATATCAAGATGCAATGGCGATTTGCCGTTGGGCTGGGACACCAGATCTTTTTATTACCATGACTTGCAACCCGAGATGGCCTGAAGTTGACCATCACATTAGTGCTACCACACCTGGGCAGACAGCATCAGATAGACCAGACATTCTTGCACGC ACGAAGGCTG TTATTTACACAATTGAATTCCAAAAACGTGGACTTCCGCATTGTCATGCTTTGCTTTTTCTAGAACCTGCGGATAAGATTGGTACAACGGAAGATATTGATAGATATATATCTGCTGAACTTCCTTCTGAATTGCAAGATCCTGCTGCTTTTGCGGTTATTAGCAAGCAAATGATGCATGGTCCATGTGGTGAACTAAATCCATCCAGTCCTTGTATGCATAATCAGAAATGTACGAAAGGGTATCCAAAGAACTATTGTGATGAAACATTTATAAGAAATTATGGGTGGCCCTGTTATAAAAGGCCGAACAATTCAAGAACAGTCCGGGTTGGTAGTCAAGATATTAGGCTTGATAATCGATATGTGGTTCCTTATAACCGTGACCTACTTGTCAAATATGGTTGCCATATAAATGTGGAGTGGTGTAACCAGGGTATGTTGGTTAAGTACTTATTCACATATCTTAACAAAGGACCAGATCGTGCGACTGCTGTCTTGGAAGGTCCTAACAGTAGAAGGTCATTTGCATCGTTATTACGAAACCAAAATGAAATTGAAGAATTTATAAATTGTCGGTACATTTCAGCGATAGAAGCATGTTGGAAGCTGTTTTCATTTGACATGAATTACCGTTCAGTTGCGGTTGAAAGACTACCATTCCCTGAAGAAGGTTGTAATAGAGTCTACTTCTGTGATGATGCTGATGTTGCTGATGTAGCACAACGATCAACATCTGCCCTTTCTAAGTTCACTGCATGGATGGAGGCCAATCGGAATAACCCAGAGGGTCGGAATTTAACCTACGTTGAGTACCCAACTAAATACACGTAG